In Nomascus leucogenys isolate Asia chromosome 6, Asia_NLE_v1, whole genome shotgun sequence, one DNA window encodes the following:
- the LOC100583012 gene encoding 40S ribosomal protein S27-like, giving the protein MPLAKDLLHPSAEEKKRKHKKKRLVQSPSSYFMDVKCPGCYKITTVFSHAPTVVLCVGCRTLLCQPTGGKARLLEGCSFRRKQH; this is encoded by the coding sequence ATGCCTCTCGCAAAGGATCTCCTTCATCCCTCTgcagaagagaagaagaggaaacaCAAGAAGAAACGCCTGGTGCAGAGCCCCAGTTCCTACTTCATGGATGTAAAATGCCCAGGATGCTATAAAATCACCACGGTCTTTAGCCACGCACCAACGGTAGTTTTGTGTGTTGGCTGCCGCACTCTCCTCTGCCAGCCTACAGGAGGAAAAGCAAGGCTTTTGGAAGGATGTTCCTTCAGGAGGAAGCAGCACTAA